One part of the Lachnospiraceae bacterium JLR.KK002 genome encodes these proteins:
- a CDS encoding ribonuclease III domain-containing protein, producing MEKGINEYILGKFGMQQADIRSYSPLVLAYIGDAIYDLVIRTIMVGRGNTHVNILHKRTSQLVKAHAQSEMAEALLPDLTEEELSVYRRGRNAKSFTMAKNATVADYRRATGFEALMGYLYLENRTERMMELILRGLKKTGVCKTRPETRCRNTGKEKQS from the coding sequence ATGGAAAAGGGCATAAATGAATATATTTTAGGAAAATTCGGTATGCAGCAGGCGGATATCCGCAGCTATTCGCCTCTGGTGCTGGCTTATATCGGGGATGCTATCTACGATCTGGTTATCCGCACCATAATGGTGGGCCGGGGAAATACCCATGTGAACATTCTGCATAAGAGAACATCCCAGCTTGTAAAGGCCCATGCCCAGTCAGAGATGGCGGAGGCCCTGCTGCCGGATTTGACAGAAGAAGAACTCTCCGTGTACAGGCGGGGAAGAAATGCCAAATCCTTTACTATGGCTAAAAATGCAACGGTGGCAGATTACCGCCGGGCTACGGGATTCGAAGCCCTGATGGGATATCTGTATCTGGAGAACAGGACAGAACGTATGATGGAACTGATTCTGCGGGGCCTGAAGAAAACAGGCGTCTGCAAAACCAGGCCGGAAACCAGGTGCCGGAACACAGGAAAGGAAAAACAGTCATGA
- a CDS encoding NYN domain-containing protein — MDDEKKYALLIDADNVSSRYIEIVTKEAQTLGNVTIRRIYGDWTSSSKNSWKDSLLENSLSPIQQYNYTVGKNSSDSAMIIDAMDILYTSPVDGFILVSSDSDFTRLAMRLRESGKRVVGMGESKTPTPFVRACEQFKTLDVLYKNNNPQPKNTSPEPKAAPPERGRRQNGKNAEPEKPPVKDAEPITNLKSIKAMVISLLDENSDEDGWMYLSELGNMIQKMYSDFDCRNYGYHKFGKLIESFPELQTRKDDSSNGITKIVLVKKRED, encoded by the coding sequence ATGGATGATGAAAAGAAGTACGCTTTATTAATTGACGCGGACAATGTATCTTCCAGGTATATTGAAATTGTCACAAAAGAAGCCCAGACGCTGGGAAATGTCACAATACGAAGGATATACGGTGACTGGACTTCCAGTTCCAAAAATTCCTGGAAGGATTCCCTGCTGGAAAATTCCCTGTCACCCATTCAGCAGTATAATTATACGGTAGGGAAAAATTCCTCTGACTCAGCCATGATTATTGACGCCATGGATATTCTGTATACCAGTCCGGTAGACGGTTTTATTCTGGTATCTTCCGACAGCGATTTTACCAGGCTGGCCATGCGGCTGCGGGAATCGGGAAAGCGCGTGGTTGGTATGGGAGAAAGCAAGACGCCCACTCCTTTTGTCCGGGCCTGCGAACAGTTTAAAACACTGGATGTTTTGTATAAAAATAATAATCCGCAGCCCAAAAACACCAGCCCTGAGCCAAAAGCGGCTCCTCCGGAGCGAGGGAGAAGACAGAATGGGAAAAATGCGGAGCCGGAGAAACCGCCGGTGAAAGACGCGGAGCCTATTACCAATCTGAAATCCATCAAGGCAATGGTAATTTCTCTTCTGGATGAGAATTCAGACGAGGACGGATGGATGTATCTGTCAGAACTTGGAAATATGATTCAGAAAATGTATTCAGATTTTGACTGCCGGAATTACGGATATCATAAATTTGGAAAGCTCATTGAATCTTTTCCGGAGCTTCAGACCAGGAAAGATGATTCCAGCAATGGGATTACGAAAATTGTGCTGGTGAAGAAAAGAGAAGATTAG
- a CDS encoding GNAT family N-acetyltransferase produces METIRYLAQTEKQQTRTLYERAFPEDSGAFVDYYYQWKTADNRILVMEEEGRIQVMIHLNPYTFQICGVRQQIPYIVAVATWPDCRRQGKMRRLMNRLLQDLEQQKCPFAILLPADPAYYESQGFVFVPKQNEWEMFRAEPHLKAAEAEVRKSAETVRKPEVRRSAETVRKPEVRRSAETIRGLEVRKAGEADIPKLVKLSNSILQRNSQIFAVRDRAYYQRLLAETQAEQGGVLFLTSPGNIRGILVYGMEGAERPAAEIKELLQAFPAEPEELRTLCEKALPGCEISFSRPRMMVRIASLETLVSMLKSERAWSFAVKVRDSAVKANCGCFRITLNADGGKLERIPDRGELPELDISELALELLQDIYLDFREWV; encoded by the coding sequence ATGGAGACCATACGTTATCTGGCACAGACGGAAAAACAGCAGACCAGAACATTATATGAAAGGGCTTTTCCGGAAGATTCCGGTGCTTTTGTGGACTATTATTATCAGTGGAAGACAGCAGACAACCGTATTCTGGTAATGGAAGAAGAGGGCAGGATTCAGGTGATGATTCATCTGAATCCCTATACCTTCCAAATCTGCGGAGTCAGGCAGCAGATACCCTATATCGTAGCAGTGGCAACCTGGCCGGACTGCCGCAGGCAGGGAAAGATGAGGCGGCTGATGAACCGCCTGCTGCAGGATCTGGAACAGCAGAAATGTCCCTTTGCCATACTTCTGCCTGCAGACCCGGCTTATTATGAAAGCCAGGGATTTGTATTTGTGCCGAAACAGAACGAATGGGAAATGTTCCGGGCGGAACCCCATCTGAAAGCTGCGGAAGCGGAAGTCCGGAAGTCCGCGGAAACGGTACGGAAACCGGAAGTCCGGAGGTCCGCAGAAACGGTACGGAAGCCGGAAGTCCGGAGGTCCGCAGAAACAATACGGGGACTGGAAGTCCGGAAAGCCGGGGAAGCAGATATTCCGAAACTGGTAAAGCTGTCCAACAGTATTCTGCAGAGAAACAGCCAGATATTTGCAGTCCGGGACAGGGCATATTATCAGCGTCTGCTGGCGGAAACCCAGGCTGAACAGGGCGGAGTTCTTTTCCTGACTTCGCCGGGGAACATCCGGGGAATCCTTGTGTATGGAATGGAAGGGGCAGAAAGGCCTGCTGCAGAGATAAAAGAACTGTTGCAGGCCTTTCCGGCAGAACCGGAGGAACTCAGAACCCTCTGTGAAAAAGCGTTGCCAGGCTGTGAAATTTCGTTCAGCAGACCACGGATGATGGTGCGTATCGCCAGTCTGGAAACCCTGGTCTCCATGTTGAAAAGCGAACGCGCCTGGTCTTTTGCGGTGAAGGTCAGGGATTCTGCGGTGAAAGCCAACTGCGGATGTTTCCGGATTACGCTGAACGCAGACGGAGGAAAGCTGGAAAGAATCCCGGACAGGGGAGAACTGCCGGAACTGGATATTTCTGAGCTGGCATTGGAACTGTTGCAGGATATTTATCTGGATTTTCGGGAATGGGTATGA
- the rlmB gene encoding 23S rRNA (guanosine(2251)-2'-O)-methyltransferase RlmB, with protein MRYEELTIEGRNAVMEAFRSGKTIDKLFVLEGCQDGPVRSITREAGKHDTIVNFVRKERLDQLSETGKHQGVIAFAAAYEYAKVEDMLKRAEEKGEPPFLILLDNIEDPHNLGAIIRTANLAGAHGVVIPKRRAVGLTATVAKTSAGAINYTPVAKVTNLSSTIKELKERGLWFVCADMDGTAMYELDLKGPIGLVIGSEGDGVSKLVRENCDFTAAIPMAGEIDSLNASVAAGVLAYEIVRQRL; from the coding sequence ATGAGATATGAGGAACTGACCATTGAGGGAAGAAATGCAGTGATGGAGGCATTTCGTTCCGGAAAAACCATAGATAAGCTGTTTGTGCTGGAGGGCTGCCAGGACGGGCCTGTGCGCTCTATCACCAGAGAAGCCGGAAAACATGATACCATTGTGAATTTTGTCAGAAAAGAACGTCTGGACCAGCTTTCAGAAACGGGAAAACACCAGGGCGTCATTGCCTTTGCAGCGGCTTACGAATATGCCAAAGTGGAAGATATGCTCAAACGGGCGGAGGAAAAGGGAGAACCGCCATTTCTGATTCTCCTTGATAATATCGAAGACCCCCACAACCTGGGGGCCATTATCCGTACCGCCAACCTGGCGGGAGCCCATGGCGTCGTTATTCCCAAACGCCGGGCCGTGGGCCTGACAGCTACCGTGGCCAAAACTTCAGCAGGAGCCATCAATTACACGCCGGTGGCAAAAGTCACCAACCTTTCCAGTACCATTAAGGAGCTGAAAGAGCGGGGACTCTGGTTTGTCTGCGCCGATATGGACGGAACTGCCATGTATGAGCTGGATTTGAAAGGGCCAATCGGGCTGGTAATTGGCAGTGAAGGCGACGGAGTCAGTAAACTGGTCAGGGAAAACTGCGACTTTACCGCGGCCATTCCCATGGCAGGGGAAATTGATTCACTGAATGCTTCCGTGGCCGCAGGCGTTCTGGCCTATGAAATTGTGCGGCAACGTTTGTAA
- the sigH gene encoding RNA polymerase sporulation sigma factor SigH produces the protein MQRDTEYQNQTDEVLIEEWRKGQPDIIDYIMEKYKYLVRRRAKAMFLIGGDTDDLIQEGMIGLFKAIRDYRKEKDTSFYHFADICITRQIYRAVEASQRKKHQPLNSYISLDTGLGGEGTDTLLDLLESFENANPEQLFIDRENARAIQEKLENSLSSLEQQVLGLYLGGMNYRQIAGILEKEPKAIDNALQRIRGKFAKIL, from the coding sequence GTGCAGAGAGATACCGAATACCAGAACCAGACCGATGAGGTGTTAATTGAAGAATGGCGGAAGGGACAGCCGGATATTATTGATTACATTATGGAAAAATATAAGTATCTGGTGCGCAGGCGCGCCAAAGCAATGTTCCTTATTGGCGGCGATACGGATGATTTAATCCAGGAGGGAATGATAGGGCTGTTTAAGGCAATCCGGGATTACCGGAAAGAAAAGGACACTTCTTTTTATCATTTTGCAGATATTTGTATTACCAGACAGATTTATCGTGCGGTGGAAGCGTCTCAGCGGAAGAAACATCAGCCTCTGAACAGCTATATTTCGCTGGATACGGGGCTTGGAGGAGAGGGAACCGACACATTGCTGGATTTGCTGGAATCTTTTGAAAATGCCAATCCGGAACAGCTTTTTATTGACCGGGAAAACGCCAGAGCCATACAGGAAAAGCTGGAAAACAGCCTCAGTTCTCTGGAACAGCAGGTCCTTGGCCTGTATCTTGGCGGTATGAATTACCGCCAGATTGCCGGTATTCTGGAAAAAGAGCCCAAGGCAATCGACAATGCCCTGCAGCGCATCCGGGGAAAATTTGCAAAAATATTGTAA
- a CDS encoding S1 RNA-binding domain-containing protein, which produces MAESMEDYKEELEASFRKISEGDIVSGTVIGVSEEEVTLDLKYYAQGIIKAEDLSNDPAFRIMEEVHPGDVIEATVVRTDDGEGNIQLSKKEANDILAWEKLHTCLEEGTELSVKVAGIVPSGVVAYVEGIRGFIPASQLALSYVEATEEWLGKEVKVRVITVDESKKKLVLSAKVILKEQQQEEHNRKIAMMVPGSILEGTVESLMPYGAFVDLGDGISGLVHISQISRKRIGKPSEVLSVGQKVKVKVLNTNDNKVSLSMKALEEEMVDVDRPEEVEEYVSHESASTSLGDLLSKIKL; this is translated from the coding sequence ATGGCAGAATCTATGGAAGATTACAAGGAAGAACTGGAAGCCTCCTTCCGGAAAATCAGCGAGGGGGATATTGTTTCCGGGACTGTCATCGGTGTAAGCGAAGAAGAAGTGACACTGGATTTGAAATACTATGCCCAGGGAATTATTAAAGCAGAAGATTTGAGCAACGACCCGGCTTTTCGTATTATGGAAGAAGTACATCCGGGAGATGTGATAGAAGCTACCGTGGTACGGACGGACGACGGAGAAGGAAATATTCAGCTTTCCAAAAAGGAAGCCAACGATATTCTGGCCTGGGAGAAACTGCATACCTGCCTGGAGGAAGGCACAGAACTTTCCGTAAAAGTGGCTGGAATCGTACCCAGCGGCGTTGTGGCTTATGTGGAAGGAATTCGCGGCTTTATTCCCGCTTCCCAGCTTGCCCTTTCCTATGTGGAAGCCACAGAGGAATGGCTTGGAAAAGAAGTGAAGGTAAGAGTCATCACTGTGGATGAATCCAAAAAGAAGCTGGTGCTTTCCGCCAAGGTGATTCTGAAAGAACAGCAGCAGGAAGAACACAATCGGAAAATCGCCATGATGGTACCGGGAAGCATTCTGGAGGGTACGGTGGAATCTCTGATGCCCTATGGAGCTTTTGTGGATTTGGGAGACGGAATCAGCGGACTGGTACATATTTCCCAGATTTCCAGAAAGAGAATCGGAAAGCCTTCCGAAGTATTAAGCGTGGGCCAGAAAGTAAAAGTAAAAGTGCTCAATACCAATGATAATAAGGTAAGCCTCAGCATGAAGGCACTGGAAGAAGAAATGGTGGATGTGGACAGGCCGGAAGAAGTGGAAGAATATGTATCTCATGAAAGTGCTTCTACCAGCCTGGGAGATCTGCTTTCCAAAATTAAACTGTAA
- the ispF gene encoding 2-C-methyl-D-erythritol 2,4-cyclodiphosphate synthase, translating into MRVGTGYDVHRLKEGRKLILGGVEIPHSMGLDGHSDADVAVHAVMDALLGAAALGDIGKHFPDTDDTYKGISSLKLLARVGELLQQEGYVVENIDVTIIAQKPKLRPYIEQMEQNVAHTLQIAGNQINIKATTEERLGFTGREEGISAQAVCMLAGLYESSAAVYDSGRTCGDCGGCGRQAELSEGSR; encoded by the coding sequence ATGAGAGTCGGGACAGGGTATGATGTGCACAGATTGAAAGAAGGCAGAAAACTGATACTGGGCGGCGTGGAAATCCCTCATTCCATGGGGCTGGACGGCCATTCCGATGCAGATGTGGCGGTACATGCCGTAATGGATGCATTGCTGGGAGCGGCGGCCCTTGGAGATATCGGAAAGCATTTTCCGGATACGGATGATACTTATAAGGGGATTTCCAGTCTGAAACTGCTGGCCCGTGTAGGCGAACTGCTGCAGCAGGAAGGATATGTGGTGGAGAATATTGACGTTACCATCATTGCCCAGAAGCCAAAGCTGCGCCCCTATATAGAGCAGATGGAGCAAAACGTTGCCCATACCCTGCAGATTGCCGGAAATCAGATTAATATAAAAGCAACCACCGAAGAAAGACTTGGATTTACCGGCAGAGAGGAAGGGATTTCCGCCCAGGCTGTCTGTATGCTGGCAGGTTTGTATGAGAGCAGCGCGGCTGTATATGACAGCGGCAGAACCTGCGGGGACTGCGGCGGGTGCGGCAGGCAGGCGGAACTTTCGGAGGGCAGCAGATAA
- the glf gene encoding UDP-galactopyranose mutase produces the protein MKTYDYLIAGAGLFGAVFAQEAKKAGKKCLVIDKREHIAGNIYTREVEGIQVHEYGAHIFHTSSREVWEYVNKFAEFNRYTNAPVANYKGEIYNMPFNMNTFHKLWGVVTPQEAKAKIEEQKRAHAVEHPKNLEEQAINLVGTDVYTRLVKGYTEKQWGRRAAELPAFIIKRLPVRFTYDNNYFNDNYQGIPIGGYTGMIERMLEGTEVRLQENFLEKREYYQDMAETIIYTGMIDEYFDYCFGELEYRSLRFETEVLEEENYQGNAVVNYTEYEIPYTRIIEHKHFEYGTQPKTVITREYPQSWHKGDEPYYPMNDEKNIRLYEKYRELACREGNVIFGGRLGQYKYYDMDDTVEAALQCARELIKV, from the coding sequence ATGAAAACGTATGATTATTTAATTGCGGGTGCGGGACTGTTCGGTGCGGTTTTTGCACAGGAAGCAAAAAAGGCAGGGAAAAAATGTCTTGTGATTGACAAACGGGAACATATTGCCGGAAATATTTATACCAGAGAGGTGGAAGGCATTCAGGTGCATGAATACGGCGCTCATATTTTCCACACTTCCAGCAGAGAAGTCTGGGAATATGTGAACAAATTTGCAGAATTTAACCGCTATACCAATGCGCCGGTGGCAAATTATAAAGGCGAAATATACAATATGCCGTTTAATATGAACACATTCCATAAGCTGTGGGGTGTGGTGACGCCCCAGGAAGCGAAGGCAAAAATCGAAGAGCAGAAGCGGGCCCATGCAGTGGAACATCCGAAGAATCTGGAAGAACAGGCCATTAATCTGGTGGGGACAGACGTATATACCAGGCTGGTGAAAGGTTATACGGAAAAACAGTGGGGCAGGCGGGCAGCAGAACTTCCGGCTTTTATTATCAAACGTCTTCCGGTGCGGTTTACCTATGATAATAATTATTTTAACGATAATTATCAGGGCATTCCCATTGGAGGTTATACGGGGATGATTGAGCGGATGCTGGAAGGAACGGAAGTGCGCCTTCAGGAAAATTTTCTGGAAAAGCGGGAATATTATCAGGATATGGCGGAAACCATCATCTATACGGGTATGATAGATGAATATTTTGATTACTGTTTCGGAGAACTGGAATACCGCTCTCTCCGATTTGAGACAGAAGTTCTGGAAGAAGAAAATTATCAGGGCAATGCGGTGGTTAATTATACGGAATATGAGATTCCTTACACCAGAATTATTGAGCATAAGCATTTTGAATACGGGACGCAGCCTAAAACTGTGATTACGAGAGAATATCCTCAGAGCTGGCACAAAGGGGACGAGCCATATTACCCCATGAATGATGAAAAAAATATCAGACTTTATGAAAAGTACAGAGAGCTTGCCTGCCGGGAAGGAAACGTAATATTCGGCGGAAGGCTGGGACAGTATAAATATTACGATATGGATGATACTGTGGAGGCTGCATTGCAGTGTGCACGGGAACTCATAAAAGTCTGA
- the cysS gene encoding cysteine--tRNA ligase — protein MRVYNTLSRQKEEFIPLEEGKVKMYVCGPTVYNLIHIGNARPMIVFDTVRRYMEYKGYEVNFVSNFTDVDDKIIKKALEEGVTAQEISQRYIAECKKDMEAMNVKPATTHPLATEEIDGMLEMISNLIEKGFAYPAADGTVYFRTRKFEEYGKLSHKNLDDLQAGHRDIKVTGEEKEDPLDFVLWKPKKEGEPYWESPWCQGRPGWHIECSVMSRKYLGEEIDIHAGGEDLIFPHHENEIAQSEACNGKIFARYWLHNGFLNIDNKKMSKSLGNFFTVREISEKYDLQVLRFFMLSAHYRSPLNFSADLMEAAKNSLERIRNGASNLKHLSQNARTEQMTDSEKAILEESGRFVEKFENAMDDDFNTADGISAVFELVKYINTKADETSSRELLEQLSQRMEQLCGILGIVLEEKEEILDEEIERLIAERQAARKEKNFARADEIRGILLEQGIILEDTREGVKWKRA, from the coding sequence ATGAGAGTATACAACACCCTGAGCAGACAGAAGGAAGAATTTATTCCTCTGGAAGAAGGAAAGGTAAAAATGTACGTGTGCGGCCCAACCGTGTATAACCTGATACACATTGGAAATGCAAGGCCCATGATTGTGTTTGACACGGTGCGGCGCTATATGGAATACAAGGGCTATGAAGTGAACTTTGTGTCCAATTTTACGGACGTGGACGATAAGATTATCAAAAAAGCGCTGGAGGAAGGAGTTACCGCCCAGGAAATTTCTCAGCGTTATATTGCTGAGTGCAAAAAAGACATGGAGGCCATGAACGTAAAACCGGCAACCACACACCCTCTTGCAACGGAGGAGATAGACGGTATGCTGGAAATGATTTCCAACCTGATTGAAAAAGGATTTGCCTATCCGGCGGCAGACGGGACCGTTTACTTCCGTACCCGCAAATTCGAAGAATATGGCAAGCTGTCCCATAAGAATCTGGATGACCTGCAGGCAGGCCACCGGGATATTAAAGTCACCGGAGAAGAAAAGGAAGATCCGCTGGATTTTGTGCTGTGGAAGCCCAAAAAAGAAGGAGAGCCTTACTGGGAGTCTCCCTGGTGCCAGGGAAGGCCGGGCTGGCATATTGAGTGTTCCGTTATGTCCAGAAAATATCTGGGCGAGGAAATTGACATCCACGCAGGCGGCGAAGATTTGATTTTTCCTCATCATGAGAATGAGATTGCCCAGAGCGAGGCCTGCAACGGTAAAATATTTGCCAGATACTGGCTGCATAACGGATTTTTGAATATCGACAATAAAAAAATGTCAAAATCACTGGGCAATTTCTTTACGGTACGGGAAATCAGCGAGAAATATGATTTGCAGGTACTGCGGTTTTTCATGCTGAGCGCCCACTACAGAAGCCCTCTGAATTTCAGTGCGGATTTGATGGAAGCAGCCAAAAACAGCCTGGAAAGAATCCGCAACGGTGCCTCAAACCTGAAACATCTGTCCCAAAATGCCCGAACGGAGCAGATGACAGATTCGGAAAAAGCAATTCTGGAAGAAAGCGGCAGATTTGTGGAAAAATTTGAGAATGCCATGGATGACGATTTCAATACTGCGGACGGAATTTCTGCCGTCTTTGAGCTGGTAAAATATATCAATACGAAAGCAGATGAAACCTCCTCGCGGGAACTTCTGGAGCAGCTTTCTCAGAGAATGGAGCAGTTATGCGGTATTCTGGGCATTGTCCTGGAGGAGAAAGAAGAAATCCTGGATGAGGAAATTGAGCGGCTCATTGCAGAACGCCAGGCAGCCCGGAAGGAAAAGAATTTTGCCAGAGCAGACGAAATCCGCGGAATCCTGCTGGAGCAGGGGATTATTCTGGAAGATACCAGAGAAGGGGTAAAATGGAAAAGGGCATAA
- a CDS encoding adenine phosphoribosyltransferase yields MKKLEDYVRSIPDFPKPGIIFRDVTSILQDADGLHLAIDGLTESLKDVEYDVVVGPESRGFIFGVPVAYEAHKSFVPVRKQGKLPCETISAKYFLEYGSAVIEMHKDAIKPGQKVVIIDDLIATGGTIEAIISLIEQLGGEVVKICFVMELAGLKGKEKLSGYDVESLITYEGN; encoded by the coding sequence ATGAAAAAATTAGAAGACTATGTGAGAAGTATACCTGATTTTCCGAAACCGGGGATTATTTTCCGGGATGTGACCAGTATCCTGCAGGATGCGGACGGGCTTCATCTTGCCATCGACGGTCTGACAGAAAGCCTGAAAGACGTGGAATACGACGTGGTGGTGGGGCCGGAATCCAGAGGATTTATTTTCGGCGTGCCGGTGGCCTATGAAGCACATAAAAGTTTTGTGCCGGTGCGCAAACAGGGCAAGCTCCCCTGCGAGACCATTTCAGCAAAATATTTTCTGGAATACGGAAGTGCGGTCATTGAAATGCACAAAGACGCCATAAAGCCCGGTCAGAAAGTGGTGATTATCGACGATCTGATTGCAACGGGAGGAACCATTGAAGCTATTATCAGCCTGATTGAGCAGTTAGGCGGAGAAGTAGTGAAAATCTGCTTTGTGATGGAACTGGCCGGATTAAAAGGAAAAGAAAAATTATCCGGTTACGATGTGGAAAGTCTTATTACATACGAAGGAAATTAG
- a CDS encoding Cof-type HAD-IIB family hydrolase gives MNAKRKFQLVALDLDGTLFNSESQVSDENKAAIREAARRGITFVISTGRPYRGLPLELMTELGIRYAITTNGAGIYKVPEKECLFENCMSASLAADIVEELLNLEIHMDLFIHGDAYTPEQCRETFLKIDSLPDSLKQYILSTRESIPDMVSFLREHQAPVQKLTLNFLTDLDGNYTDRDNAIRILEQYPDISYLSGGYGNLEFTGTGISKARGLSLLCSYLDISMEHTIACGDSENDLDIMKAAGLGVAMANAPEEIRSQADDVTLSNDQHGVAAMLEKWTG, from the coding sequence ATGAATGCAAAAAGAAAGTTTCAACTGGTCGCCCTGGATTTGGACGGTACGTTGTTCAACTCTGAAAGCCAGGTTTCCGATGAAAACAAAGCTGCTATCCGGGAAGCCGCCCGCCGGGGCATTACTTTTGTGATATCCACCGGACGTCCTTACAGGGGACTTCCTCTGGAACTGATGACCGAACTTGGCATCCGGTATGCCATCACCACAAACGGAGCCGGTATTTACAAGGTTCCGGAAAAAGAATGTCTGTTTGAAAACTGCATGTCTGCCAGCCTGGCAGCCGATATTGTGGAAGAACTGCTGAACTTGGAAATTCACATGGATTTGTTCATCCATGGCGACGCCTATACCCCCGAACAGTGCCGGGAAACCTTTCTGAAAATAGACAGTCTCCCGGATTCTCTGAAACAATACATTCTCTCCACCCGTGAAAGTATCCCGGATATGGTTTCTTTTCTCCGGGAACATCAGGCTCCCGTCCAGAAGCTCACCTTAAATTTTCTGACAGACCTCGACGGGAACTACACAGACCGGGATAATGCCATCCGGATTCTGGAGCAGTATCCGGACATCAGCTATCTTTCCGGCGGCTACGGCAATCTGGAATTTACCGGAACAGGCATCTCCAAGGCCAGAGGTCTGTCACTGCTGTGCAGTTACCTGGATATTTCAATGGAACACACCATTGCCTGCGGAGACAGCGAGAACGATTTGGACATTATGAAAGCTGCAGGACTGGGCGTGGCCATGGCAAATGCTCCGGAAGAAATTCGCAGCCAGGCTGACGACGTCACTTTGAGCAACGACCAGCATGGAGTAGCCGCCATGCTGGAAAAGTGGACAGGCTGA
- the epsC gene encoding serine O-acetyltransferase EpsC, producing MGFWKHVKEEFEVIRERDPAIKSPWEVLLYPSFRVMISYRKAHRQYLRGHYFRARRISQKAARKTGIEIHPGAVIGKGFFIDHGSGVIIGETAIIGDNVTLYQGVTLGGTGKETGKRHPTLCDNVMVSAGAKIIGSFTIGENSKIGAGSVVLEEVPPNCTVVGVPGRIVKRDNIKVPRSDMDQIHLPDPVMEDITILQHENSALCNRIIDLEKELRELKNKNGK from the coding sequence ATGGGATTCTGGAAGCATGTGAAAGAAGAATTTGAAGTTATCCGGGAGCGGGATCCTGCCATAAAGTCTCCCTGGGAGGTGCTGCTTTATCCCAGCTTTCGGGTGATGATAAGCTACCGAAAGGCTCACAGACAGTATCTGCGGGGCCATTATTTCCGGGCCAGAAGAATTTCCCAGAAAGCAGCCAGGAAGACCGGAATCGAGATTCATCCGGGGGCAGTCATAGGAAAAGGATTTTTTATTGACCACGGAAGCGGTGTGATTATCGGTGAGACAGCCATTATCGGAGACAATGTAACCCTTTACCAGGGAGTGACTCTGGGCGGTACGGGAAAGGAGACGGGCAAGCGTCATCCTACCCTGTGCGATAATGTGATGGTCAGTGCCGGAGCCAAGATTATCGGCTCCTTTACCATAGGAGAAAACAGCAAAATCGGTGCGGGAAGCGTGGTGCTGGAGGAGGTTCCTCCCAACTGTACGGTGGTAGGCGTGCCGGGGAGAATTGTAAAGCGGGATAACATCAAGGTTCCAAGGAGCGATATGGACCAGATTCATCTGCCGGATCCGGTGATGGAAGACATTACCATTCTGCAGCATGAAAATTCCGCCCTCTGCAACCGAATCATAGATTTGGAAAAGGAACTGCGGGAACTGAAAAATAAGAACGGAAAATAA